One window of Trinickia caryophylli genomic DNA carries:
- the rng gene encoding ribonuclease G: protein MNEEILINVTPQETRVALVQQAAVQELHIERTASRGRVGNVYLGKVVRVLPGMQSAFIDIGLERAAFLHVADIWQPRAAGEHASPPQPIEKTVFEGQTLMVQVIKDPIGTKGARLSTQVSIAGRTLVYLPQEPHIGVSQKIEDEAEREAIRARLTAVLPADEKGGYIVRTIAEDATSEELAGDVAYLRKTWATVVAQAQRLPPTSLLYQDLNLAQRVLRDFVNDETTRIQVDSRETYQMLSEFATEFTPAVSAKLQHYTGERPLFDLYNVETEIQRALSRRVDLKSGGYLMIDQTEAMTTIDVNTGGYVGARNFDDTIFKTNLEAAHTIARQLRLRNLGGIIIIDFIDMENVEHRDAVLGELKKALSRDRTRSTVNGFSQLGLVEMTRKRTRESLAHVLCEPCPVCEGKGQVKTARTVCYDVLREILRESRQFNPREFRVVASQQVIDLFLDEESQHLAMLIDFIGKPVSLQVESNLSQEQYDIVLM, encoded by the coding sequence ATGAACGAAGAGATCCTGATCAACGTCACTCCGCAGGAAACGCGCGTCGCGCTGGTCCAGCAAGCCGCCGTGCAGGAGCTGCACATCGAACGCACGGCATCGCGCGGGCGTGTCGGCAACGTCTACCTGGGCAAGGTCGTGCGCGTGCTGCCGGGCATGCAGTCGGCATTCATCGACATCGGCCTCGAACGGGCCGCGTTCCTGCATGTGGCCGATATCTGGCAGCCGCGAGCCGCCGGGGAACATGCAAGCCCGCCGCAGCCGATCGAGAAGACCGTGTTCGAGGGCCAGACGCTGATGGTCCAGGTCATCAAGGACCCGATCGGTACGAAAGGCGCCCGCCTCTCCACACAGGTCAGCATCGCGGGACGCACGCTCGTCTATCTCCCGCAGGAGCCGCACATCGGCGTCTCGCAGAAAATCGAAGACGAAGCCGAGCGCGAGGCGATCCGCGCGCGCCTCACCGCGGTGCTGCCGGCCGACGAGAAAGGCGGCTACATCGTGCGCACGATCGCCGAAGATGCCACGAGCGAAGAACTCGCGGGGGACGTCGCCTATCTGCGCAAGACCTGGGCGACGGTGGTGGCGCAGGCGCAGCGGCTGCCGCCCACGAGCCTGCTCTATCAAGACCTCAATCTCGCGCAGCGCGTACTGCGCGATTTCGTCAACGACGAGACGACCCGTATCCAGGTCGATTCGCGCGAGACTTATCAGATGCTGAGCGAGTTCGCCACCGAGTTCACGCCGGCTGTCAGCGCCAAACTGCAGCACTATACCGGCGAGCGGCCGCTCTTCGATCTCTACAATGTCGAGACCGAGATCCAGCGTGCGCTGTCCCGGCGCGTCGATCTGAAGTCGGGCGGCTATCTGATGATCGACCAGACCGAGGCAATGACGACGATCGACGTGAATACCGGCGGCTATGTCGGCGCGCGCAACTTCGACGACACCATCTTCAAGACGAACCTCGAGGCGGCGCATACCATCGCCCGGCAACTGCGGCTGCGCAATCTCGGCGGGATCATCATCATCGACTTCATCGATATGGAGAATGTCGAGCACCGCGATGCGGTACTCGGCGAGTTGAAGAAGGCACTGTCGCGCGATCGAACACGCTCCACTGTGAATGGGTTCTCGCAACTGGGGCTCGTGGAGATGACGAGAAAGCGCACGCGCGAATCGCTCGCGCACGTGCTGTGCGAGCCCTGCCCCGTATGCGAGGGCAAGGGGCAGGTCAAGACCGCGCGTACGGTGTGTTACGACGTGCTGCGCGAGATCCTGCGCGAATCGCGGCAGTTCAATCCGCGCGAATTTCGCGTCGTGGCCTCGCAGCAGGTGATCGATCTTTTTCTCGACGAAGAATCCCAGCATCTTGCGATGCTGATCGACTTCATCGGCAAGCCCGTGTCGTTACAGGTCGAGTCGAACCTGAGTCAGGAGCAGTACGACATCGTGCTGATGTAA
- the rlmH gene encoding 23S rRNA (pseudouridine(1915)-N(3))-methyltransferase RlmH → MKLHILAVGHKMPDWIAAGFDEYAKRMPPELRIELREIKPELRSGGRTAQSVMAAERQRIEAALPKGARIVALDERGRDWTTMQLAEALPAWQQDGRDVAFVIGGADGLDPQLKSRADQLLRLSSLTLPHGMVRVLLAEQLYRAWSITQNHPYHRA, encoded by the coding sequence ATGAAACTGCATATCCTCGCCGTGGGCCACAAGATGCCCGACTGGATCGCGGCAGGCTTCGACGAGTACGCGAAGCGCATGCCACCCGAGCTGCGCATCGAGCTGCGCGAGATCAAGCCTGAGTTGCGCAGCGGCGGGCGCACGGCGCAAAGCGTGATGGCCGCCGAACGCCAGCGCATCGAGGCAGCGCTACCGAAGGGCGCACGCATCGTCGCGCTCGACGAGCGCGGACGCGACTGGACGACGATGCAGCTCGCCGAGGCGCTGCCTGCCTGGCAGCAGGACGGGCGCGACGTCGCGTTCGTCATCGGCGGCGCCGACGGGCTCGATCCGCAATTGAAATCGCGCGCCGATCAGTTGCTGCGCCTCTCGAGCCTCACGCTGCCGCACGGCATGGTGCGTGTGCTGCTGGCCGAACAGCTTTACCGCGCGTGGAGCATCACGCAGAATCATCCCTATCATCGCGCCTGA
- a CDS encoding quinone oxidoreductase family protein has translation MVKAIRFERTGGPEVMQWVDVDVGEPGPGEARVRQEAVGLNYIDVYFRTGHYPLPLPAGLGMEAAGVVTAVGEGVTRFKAGDRVAYVARPPGAYAQERVLKADVLVALPDSISSDDAASVMLQGLTAQYLLRRTFRVEPGQTILIHAAAGGVGLLVCQWAKALGATVIGTVGSDEKAELARAHGCDHPIVYTRENFTERVREITNGAGVPVVYDSIGKDTYVGSLDCLAPLGYFVSFGSASGPLPPLDAGELASRGSLFFTRPTLFSYIAKREWLDAMAAELFDVLASGKVKTSIRQRYALADVAQAHRDLEARKTTGSTILVP, from the coding sequence ATGGTGAAGGCCATTCGATTCGAACGTACCGGCGGGCCGGAAGTGATGCAGTGGGTCGACGTCGACGTGGGCGAGCCCGGGCCGGGTGAGGCCCGCGTTCGCCAGGAGGCGGTCGGGCTCAACTACATCGATGTCTATTTCCGCACGGGCCACTATCCACTGCCGCTTCCCGCAGGCCTGGGCATGGAGGCGGCCGGCGTCGTCACGGCCGTCGGAGAGGGCGTGACGCGGTTCAAGGCAGGCGATCGCGTAGCCTACGTGGCACGGCCGCCGGGCGCCTACGCGCAGGAGCGCGTCCTGAAGGCGGACGTGCTCGTCGCACTCCCCGATTCGATTTCGTCCGACGATGCGGCGTCGGTCATGCTGCAGGGGCTGACAGCGCAATACCTGCTGCGTCGCACGTTTCGAGTCGAACCCGGGCAGACGATCCTGATCCATGCGGCGGCCGGCGGTGTAGGCCTGCTCGTGTGCCAATGGGCGAAGGCGCTCGGCGCGACGGTGATCGGCACTGTTGGCTCCGACGAAAAAGCCGAGCTCGCGCGCGCGCATGGCTGCGATCACCCGATCGTCTATACGCGCGAGAACTTCACCGAGCGCGTGCGCGAGATCACGAACGGCGCGGGCGTGCCCGTCGTCTACGATTCGATCGGCAAGGACACCTACGTGGGGTCGCTCGACTGTCTCGCGCCGCTCGGGTACTTCGTCAGCTTCGGCAGCGCGTCGGGCCCGCTGCCGCCGCTCGACGCCGGCGAACTCGCCAGTCGCGGCTCGCTCTTTTTCACGCGGCCGACGCTTTTCAGCTACATCGCCAAGCGCGAATGGCTCGATGCGATGGCTGCCGAGCTGTTCGACGTGCTCGCCTCGGGCAAGGTGAAAACGAGCATTCGCCAGCGTTACGCGCTCGCCGACGTGGCGCAGGCGCATCGCGATCTCGAAGCGCGCAAGACCACGGGTTCGACGATTCTCGTGCCGTAA
- the rsfS gene encoding ribosome silencing factor, protein MDIRKLQRAIVDGLEDVKAQDIRVFNTTHLTELFDRVIVASGTSNRQTKALASSVRDKVKEAGGEIISTEGEDIGEWVLVDCGDAIVHILQPALRQYYNLEEIWGDKPVRVKLATSSPFGGARASEPIDDDDDDDENEDEDEGKAAAKPARKSPAKRRGKGA, encoded by the coding sequence ATGGATATTCGCAAACTGCAACGCGCGATCGTAGACGGTCTCGAAGACGTCAAGGCGCAAGATATTCGGGTCTTCAACACGACCCACCTGACCGAGCTCTTCGATCGCGTGATCGTCGCGAGCGGCACCTCGAACCGCCAGACGAAGGCGCTCGCATCGAGCGTGCGCGACAAGGTCAAGGAAGCCGGCGGCGAAATCATCAGCACGGAAGGCGAGGATATCGGCGAATGGGTGCTCGTCGATTGCGGCGATGCGATCGTGCATATCCTGCAGCCGGCGCTCAGGCAGTACTACAACCTCGAAGAGATCTGGGGCGACAAGCCCGTGCGCGTGAAGCTCGCGACTTCGAGCCCGTTCGGCGGCGCGCGCGCAAGCGAGCCGATCGACGACGACGACGACGACGACGAGAACGAAGACGAAGACGAGGGCAAGGCAGCGGCCAAGCCGGCCCGCAAGAGCCCGGCCAAGCGCCGCGGCAAGGGCGCCTGA
- a CDS encoding Maf family protein encodes MPEPTTPASPLYPFVYLASQSPRRQELLGQLGVRFELLLPRPDEDAEALEAECAGESAEAYVRRVTVAKAEAAHARRVAGGHRPAPVLVADTTVTIDGAILGKPDDVEHAVSMLARLAGREHEVLTAVAVLDAGGHLLPPAMSRSAVRFAPASAEALLRYARTGEPLGKAGAYGIQGRAAEFIERIEGSYSGIMGLPLFETAALLRAAQVDF; translated from the coding sequence ATGCCCGAACCGACGACGCCCGCCTCCCCGCTTTACCCGTTCGTCTACCTCGCCTCGCAAAGCCCACGCCGCCAGGAACTGCTGGGCCAGCTCGGCGTACGCTTCGAGTTGCTCCTGCCGCGCCCCGACGAAGACGCCGAAGCGCTGGAGGCCGAATGCGCCGGCGAATCGGCCGAGGCCTATGTGCGCCGCGTGACGGTAGCGAAGGCCGAGGCGGCGCACGCCCGCCGCGTGGCCGGCGGCCACCGGCCAGCGCCGGTCCTCGTTGCCGATACCACCGTCACGATCGATGGCGCGATCCTCGGCAAGCCCGACGACGTGGAACATGCCGTATCGATGCTCGCGCGCCTCGCGGGCCGGGAGCACGAAGTACTGACCGCCGTGGCCGTCCTCGACGCGGGCGGGCACCTGCTGCCGCCCGCGATGTCGCGCTCGGCCGTGCGCTTCGCGCCGGCCTCGGCCGAGGCGCTGTTGCGCTACGCGCGTACGGGCGAACCGCTCGGCAAAGCCGGCGCCTACGGAATTCAGGGCCGCGCAGCCGAGTTCATCGAGCGGATCGAGGGATCCTATTCGGGTATCATGGGTCTGCCCCTTTTTGAGACTGCAGCGCTCCTGCGCGCCGCACAGGTCGACTTCTGA
- a CDS encoding YebC/PmpR family DNA-binding transcriptional regulator has protein sequence MAGHSKWANIKHKKAAADAKRGKVWTRLIKEIQVAARMGGGDIDANPRLRLAVEKATDANMPKDNINRAIQRGVGGVDGASYEEIRYEGYGINGAAIIVDTMTDNRTRTVAEVRHAFSKFGGNMGTDGSVSFLFDHVGQFLFAPGTSEDKLMEAALDAGANDVVTNDDGSIEVLCPPNDFSKVKAALDAAGFKAELAEVTMKPQTEVEFAGDDAVKMQKLLDALENLDDVQEVYTNASIAEE, from the coding sequence ATGGCTGGTCATTCCAAATGGGCCAACATCAAGCATAAGAAAGCGGCAGCCGACGCCAAGCGCGGCAAGGTCTGGACACGCCTCATCAAGGAAATCCAGGTGGCGGCCCGCATGGGCGGGGGCGACATCGACGCCAATCCCCGCCTGCGGCTCGCGGTGGAAAAGGCGACCGACGCCAATATGCCGAAGGACAACATCAACCGCGCGATCCAGCGCGGCGTGGGCGGCGTGGACGGGGCCAGCTACGAGGAAATCCGCTACGAGGGCTACGGCATCAACGGCGCGGCGATCATCGTCGATACGATGACCGACAACCGCACGCGCACGGTGGCCGAAGTCCGGCATGCGTTTTCGAAGTTCGGCGGCAACATGGGCACGGACGGCTCGGTCTCGTTTCTCTTCGATCACGTAGGCCAGTTCCTCTTCGCCCCCGGCACGTCCGAGGACAAGCTGATGGAGGCCGCGCTCGATGCCGGCGCGAACGACGTCGTGACGAACGACGACGGCAGCATCGAAGTACTGTGCCCCCCGAACGACTTCTCGAAGGTGAAAGCGGCCCTCGATGCGGCCGGCTTCAAGGCCGAACTCGCCGAAGTGACGATGAAGCCGCAAACGGAAGTCGAATTCGCCGGCGACGATGCCGTGAAAATGCAAAAGCTCCTCGACGCGCTCGAGAATCTCGACGACGTGCAAGAGGTTTATACCAACGCGTCGATCGCCGAGGAGTGA
- a CDS encoding methylglyoxal synthase has protein sequence MTPSVALIAHDHKKDDIVALAGEYATLLRGCRLVATGTTGGRIATAHGLEVERMLSGPHGGDLQIGARLAEGGIDIVVFLRDPMTPQPHEPDINALVRACDVHNVPCATNVATARMILDALARHVAQGA, from the coding sequence ATGACCCCAAGCGTCGCATTGATCGCGCACGACCACAAGAAAGACGACATCGTCGCCCTCGCCGGCGAATATGCGACGTTGCTGCGCGGCTGTCGCCTCGTGGCCACGGGCACCACGGGCGGCCGTATCGCCACGGCGCATGGGCTCGAAGTGGAGCGCATGCTCTCGGGGCCGCACGGCGGCGATCTGCAGATCGGTGCGCGGCTGGCCGAAGGCGGCATCGACATCGTCGTCTTTTTGCGCGACCCGATGACGCCGCAGCCGCACGAGCCCGACATCAACGCGCTCGTGCGGGCCTGTGACGTTCACAACGTGCCGTGCGCGACCAACGTCGCGACGGCGCGCATGATCCTCGACGCACTTGCGAGGCACGTCGCCCAGGGCGCCTGA
- the upp gene encoding uracil phosphoribosyltransferase — translation MKQDSRFPNLYILDHPLIQHKLTHMRDKDTSTRTFRELLREITLLMGYEITRNLPITTKRVATPLVEIDAPVIAGKKLAIVPVLRAGVGMSDGLLELIPSARVGHIGVYRDDAHRPVEYLVRLPDLEDRIFILCDPMVATGNSAAHAVDVLKRRNVAGENILFLALVAAPEGVEVFQRAHPDVKLFVASLDSHLNEHAYIIPGLGDAGDRLFGTKN, via the coding sequence ATGAAACAAGACAGCCGTTTCCCGAATCTTTATATCCTCGATCACCCGCTGATTCAGCACAAACTCACGCACATGCGCGACAAGGACACGTCCACGCGCACGTTCCGCGAGCTGCTGCGCGAGATCACGCTGCTGATGGGCTACGAAATCACCCGCAATCTGCCGATCACGACCAAACGCGTCGCCACGCCGCTCGTCGAGATCGACGCGCCCGTCATCGCCGGCAAGAAGCTCGCGATCGTGCCGGTGCTGCGCGCGGGCGTCGGCATGTCGGACGGCCTGCTGGAGCTGATCCCGTCGGCGCGCGTCGGCCATATCGGCGTGTACCGCGACGATGCGCACCGCCCCGTCGAATATCTGGTCCGGCTGCCCGATCTGGAAGACCGCATTTTCATCCTTTGCGACCCGATGGTGGCAACGGGCAATTCGGCTGCCCACGCGGTCGACGTGCTCAAGCGCCGCAACGTGGCCGGCGAGAACATCCTTTTTCTCGCGCTCGTGGCCGCGCCGGAGGGCGTCGAGGTATTCCAGCGCGCCCACCCGGACGTCAAACTCTTCGTCGCTTCGCTCGACTCGCACCTGAACGAGCACGCCTACATCATCCCCGGCCTCGGCGACGCGGGCGATCGCCTCTTCGGCACCAAGAACTGA
- the hemF gene encoding oxygen-dependent coproporphyrinogen oxidase → MTESTFDTAAVRDYLRALQQRIADAIGALDGQPFAADAWQRPAGDHLRGGGVTMILEGGELIERGGIGFSDVAGDALPPSASAARPHLAGRGFEAMGVSLVMHPRNPHCPTVHMNVRLIAATKAGEAPVVWFGGGMDLTPCYGYEDDARHFHRVCRDALNPFGSELYPRFKRWCDEYFFLKHRNETRGIGGIFFDDFDELGFERSFEMMRSAGDAFLAAYLPILENRRATPYGERERAFQAYRRGRYVEFNLVFDRGTHFGLQSGGRTESILLSMPPVANWRYNWHPEPGTPEARLYSDFLKPRAWLDE, encoded by the coding sequence ATGACCGAATCGACTTTCGACACCGCCGCGGTACGCGACTATCTGCGCGCGCTGCAACAGCGCATTGCCGATGCAATCGGCGCTCTCGACGGCCAGCCGTTTGCGGCTGATGCCTGGCAGCGCCCGGCGGGCGATCACCTGCGCGGCGGCGGCGTGACGATGATCCTCGAGGGCGGCGAGCTCATCGAACGGGGCGGGATCGGATTCTCCGACGTGGCCGGCGACGCTCTGCCGCCATCCGCGAGCGCGGCGCGCCCGCATCTGGCGGGGCGCGGCTTCGAGGCGATGGGCGTGTCGCTCGTCATGCATCCTCGCAACCCGCATTGCCCAACGGTGCACATGAACGTGCGGCTCATCGCGGCCACCAAGGCAGGCGAGGCGCCCGTCGTCTGGTTCGGCGGAGGGATGGATCTCACGCCCTGCTATGGCTACGAGGACGATGCCCGGCACTTTCACCGCGTCTGCCGCGATGCGCTGAACCCGTTCGGCTCCGAACTTTATCCGCGTTTCAAACGCTGGTGTGACGAGTACTTCTTTCTCAAGCACCGCAACGAGACGCGCGGCATAGGCGGAATCTTCTTTGACGACTTCGACGAACTCGGCTTCGAGCGCTCGTTCGAGATGATGCGCAGCGCCGGCGACGCGTTTCTCGCGGCCTATCTGCCGATCCTCGAGAACCGGCGCGCCACGCCTTACGGCGAGCGCGAGCGCGCCTTCCAGGCTTACCGGCGCGGACGTTACGTGGAATTCAATCTCGTGTTCGACCGGGGCACGCATTTCGGCCTGCAAAGCGGCGGCCGCACCGAATCGATTCTGTTGTCGATGCCGCCCGTCGCGAACTGGCGCTACAACTGGCACCCGGAGCCGGGCACGCCCGAGGCGCGGCTTTACAGCGATTTTCTGAAGCCGCGCGCATGGCTCGACGAATAA
- a CDS encoding SDR family oxidoreductase, with protein sequence MDLGIAGKTALVCAASKGLGRGCAEALAAEGADLVIVARTAETLEATAADIRAKTGARVRTVACDITTAEGRQSALAACPQPDILVNNAGGPPPGDFRQFTHDDWLRALEANMLTPIALIQATIDGMIERGFGRVVNITSSSVKAPIDVLGLSNGARSGLTGFVAGVARKVAPHGVTINNLLPGIFDTDRIATTLKAQAVAKGIDIDEARAERMKTVPAGRFGTPEEFGKACAFLCSAHAGYITGQNWLIDGGAYPGTF encoded by the coding sequence ATGGACTTGGGTATCGCAGGCAAGACCGCGCTCGTATGCGCGGCGAGCAAGGGGCTGGGGCGCGGTTGCGCCGAGGCGCTCGCGGCGGAGGGCGCCGACCTCGTCATCGTCGCACGCACGGCGGAGACGCTCGAGGCCACGGCCGCCGACATTCGCGCGAAGACGGGCGCGCGCGTGCGCACCGTGGCTTGCGACATCACGACGGCCGAGGGCCGCCAGTCGGCCCTCGCGGCCTGTCCGCAGCCCGACATCCTCGTCAACAACGCGGGCGGGCCGCCCCCCGGCGATTTTCGTCAGTTCACGCACGACGACTGGCTCCGCGCGCTCGAGGCCAACATGCTCACGCCGATCGCACTGATCCAGGCGACGATCGACGGCATGATCGAGCGCGGCTTCGGGCGCGTCGTGAATATCACGAGCTCTTCGGTCAAGGCGCCGATCGACGTGCTGGGCCTGTCCAACGGCGCGCGCTCGGGGCTCACGGGCTTCGTTGCCGGCGTGGCGCGCAAGGTCGCGCCGCACGGCGTCACGATCAACAACCTGCTGCCCGGCATCTTCGACACGGACCGCATCGCCACGACACTGAAGGCCCAGGCCGTGGCGAAGGGAATCGACATCGACGAGGCGCGCGCCGAGCGCATGAAGACCGTTCCGGCCGGCCGTTTCGGCACGCCCGAAGAGTTCGGCAAGGCCTGCGCGTTCCTTTGCAGCGCGCACGCAGGCTACATCACGGGGCAGAACTGGCTCATCGACGGCGGAGCGTACCCCGGCACGTTCTGA
- the purD gene encoding phosphoribosylamine--glycine ligase: protein MKLLVVGSGGREHALAWKLAQSSRVQIVYVAPGNGGTAQDERLRNVAITDLEALADFAEREQVAFTVVGPEAPLAAGIVNLFRQRGLKVFGPTREAAQLESSKDFAKAFMKRNGIPTAEYETFSDAAAAHAYLDQKGAPIVIKADGLAAGKGVVVATTLDEAHTAVDMMLADNKLGDAGARVVIEEFLAGEEASFIVMVDGKHVLPLASSQDHKRLMDGDAGPNTGGMGAYSPAPIVTPQLHARVMREIILPTVRGMEKEGIRYTGFLYAGLMIDAEGNPKTLEFNCRMGDPETQPIMARLKGDFSKVLEQAIAGTLDTVELAWDRRTALGVVLAAHGYPDAPRKGDRINGIPAETDNAVTFHAGTTLADGKLSTSGGRVLCVVGLADSVRGAQSAAYDAVNQISFDGMQYRRDIGYRALTRKH from the coding sequence ATGAAATTACTCGTCGTCGGTTCCGGCGGCCGCGAACATGCGCTGGCCTGGAAGCTCGCCCAGTCGTCGCGCGTGCAGATCGTCTACGTGGCGCCCGGCAACGGCGGCACCGCGCAGGACGAGCGCCTGCGCAACGTCGCCATCACCGATCTCGAAGCGCTGGCCGACTTCGCCGAGCGCGAGCAGGTCGCCTTCACCGTGGTCGGCCCCGAGGCGCCGCTTGCGGCCGGCATCGTCAATCTCTTCCGCCAGCGCGGGCTGAAGGTTTTCGGGCCGACCAGGGAAGCCGCGCAGCTCGAGAGCTCGAAGGACTTCGCCAAGGCGTTCATGAAGCGCAACGGCATTCCGACGGCCGAGTACGAGACGTTCTCCGATGCGGCAGCCGCTCACGCCTATCTCGACCAAAAAGGCGCCCCGATCGTCATCAAGGCCGACGGCCTCGCGGCGGGCAAGGGCGTGGTCGTCGCCACGACGCTCGACGAAGCGCATACGGCCGTCGACATGATGCTCGCCGACAACAAGCTCGGCGACGCCGGCGCGCGCGTGGTCATCGAGGAATTCCTGGCCGGCGAGGAAGCGAGCTTCATCGTCATGGTCGACGGCAAGCATGTCCTGCCGCTCGCCTCGAGCCAGGACCACAAACGGCTCATGGACGGCGACGCTGGCCCCAATACGGGCGGCATGGGCGCCTACTCGCCCGCGCCGATCGTCACGCCGCAACTGCATGCGCGCGTGATGCGCGAGATCATCCTGCCCACCGTGCGCGGCATGGAAAAGGAAGGGATCCGCTATACGGGCTTCCTCTATGCGGGCCTCATGATCGACGCCGAAGGCAACCCGAAAACGCTCGAATTCAACTGCCGCATGGGCGATCCGGAGACCCAGCCCATCATGGCGCGCCTGAAGGGCGACTTCTCGAAAGTGCTCGAACAGGCAATCGCCGGCACGCTCGATACGGTGGAGCTGGCGTGGGACCGCCGCACGGCGCTCGGGGTCGTGCTCGCCGCTCACGGTTATCCCGACGCGCCGCGCAAGGGCGATCGGATCAACGGCATTCCGGCGGAAACCGACAACGCGGTGACGTTCCACGCGGGCACGACGCTTGCGGATGGCAAGCTCTCGACCTCGGGCGGGCGCGTGCTCTGCGTGGTCGGCCTCGCGGACTCCGTACGCGGCGCGCAATCGGCCGCCTACGACGCCGTCAATCAAATTTCTTTCGACGGGATGCAATACCGCCGCGACATCGGCTACCGCGCGCTCACACGCAAGCACTGA
- a CDS encoding nicotinate-nucleotide adenylyltransferase → MKPASVDAARAVPALPRRVGLLGGTFDPIHNGHLALARRFTELLGLTELVLLPAGQPWQKHDVSEAHHRLAMTRAAAASLELPGTTVSVATDEIEHTGPTYTIDTLRRWRAREGAHASLSLLIGADQLVRLDTWHDWRHLFDFAHICAATRPGFDLAAASAPLARELAAHEASAERLRATPSGLLFIDATLALEVSATDIRAQLRERLAAAGPDGAPALPPPDTIPESVWRYILQHHLYHR, encoded by the coding sequence ATGAAGCCCGCGAGCGTCGACGCCGCCCGCGCCGTGCCCGCCTTGCCTCGCCGTGTCGGTCTGCTCGGCGGCACGTTCGACCCGATCCATAACGGCCATCTCGCGCTCGCCCGGCGCTTCACCGAGCTGCTGGGTCTTACCGAGCTCGTCCTGCTACCGGCGGGGCAGCCCTGGCAGAAGCACGATGTGTCCGAAGCGCATCACCGCCTCGCGATGACGCGCGCGGCCGCTGCTTCCCTCGAGTTGCCGGGCACGACGGTAAGCGTCGCCACCGACGAAATCGAGCATACGGGCCCCACCTATACGATCGATACGCTGCGACGCTGGCGCGCACGCGAAGGCGCGCACGCTTCGCTGTCGTTGCTGATCGGTGCCGATCAACTCGTACGGCTCGACACCTGGCACGACTGGCGACATCTTTTCGATTTCGCGCACATTTGCGCCGCTACCCGGCCGGGATTCGACCTCGCCGCCGCATCGGCGCCGCTCGCGCGCGAGCTCGCGGCCCACGAAGCGAGCGCGGAGCGCTTGCGCGCTACGCCCTCGGGGCTCCTGTTCATCGATGCGACGCTCGCGCTCGAAGTTTCGGCCACCGATATCCGCGCCCAGCTCCGCGAGCGGCTCGCGGCCGCCGGCCCTGACGGCGCACCGGCACTGCCGCCGCCCGACACGATTCCCGAATCCGTCTGGCGCTATATTCTTCAACATCATCTGTACCATCGGTAA